A section of the Verrucomicrobiota bacterium genome encodes:
- a CDS encoding DUF1552 domain-containing protein codes for MIDNTLNRRQFLRAVGVSLALPSLASLPKLSAASGIANQAAKAKRLVCIGANLGLHAPALFPKETGSEYTVTPLLKDLVRHKDKLSIFSGLDHRAPNGHKNWDNYLSGRNAGDVTLDQIAAKKIGAHTRFESLQISAGRGSNQQKMVFNEQGIPLPMMERPSVVYQTLFGLPADVDRTEYLLKTGNSSLDKVTSEAKQLQNRVSNEDKSKLEEYFSSVRDLEKRMARQLKGLHEPRPEVDYQLPAFDPIAPTLMLENQALMYDLIALALETDSTRVITMMLPGLGQVFTINGEMLSAGYHALSHHRNDSNMIKDLIKIEEQHMKLLAGFIGQLKTKTDTEGNPLIDSTLVIWGAGMGDASRHSNANLPILLAGGGLKHGSHHAFDRDAPNAPLLGDLYITMLQQLGLETDRFSNAKHNMNQYLV; via the coding sequence ATGATAGATAATACCCTAAATCGTCGTCAGTTTTTGCGGGCAGTAGGCGTTTCACTCGCCCTACCTTCCCTCGCTTCATTGCCTAAGCTGTCTGCGGCGAGTGGCATCGCCAACCAAGCAGCCAAGGCCAAGCGCCTGGTTTGCATTGGGGCAAACCTAGGACTACATGCCCCCGCTTTATTCCCCAAAGAAACCGGGAGCGAGTATACGGTTACTCCGCTGCTCAAGGATCTCGTTCGCCATAAAGATAAGCTCTCGATTTTTTCAGGTCTCGATCACCGTGCACCCAATGGGCACAAGAACTGGGACAACTATTTGAGCGGACGAAACGCGGGAGATGTGACTCTCGATCAGATTGCCGCCAAAAAGATAGGTGCTCACACCCGTTTCGAATCGCTCCAAATAAGTGCTGGAAGAGGGAGTAATCAGCAAAAGATGGTCTTTAATGAGCAGGGCATCCCTTTGCCCATGATGGAACGACCCAGTGTTGTTTATCAAACGCTGTTCGGACTTCCAGCAGATGTGGACCGCACCGAATACTTGTTGAAGACTGGAAACAGCTCGCTCGATAAAGTGACCAGTGAAGCAAAGCAGTTGCAGAATCGAGTAAGTAACGAAGACAAAAGTAAACTGGAGGAGTACTTTTCCTCTGTACGCGATCTTGAAAAACGGATGGCTCGTCAGCTCAAGGGATTACACGAACCGAGACCCGAAGTTGATTACCAACTACCTGCCTTCGACCCGATAGCTCCCACCCTGATGCTGGAAAACCAGGCGCTCATGTATGATCTGATAGCGCTCGCTCTGGAGACAGATTCGACACGTGTCATTACCATGATGCTGCCAGGCTTGGGACAGGTTTTCACCATCAATGGAGAAATGTTGTCCGCTGGCTATCACGCGCTTTCCCACCACAGAAATGACTCCAACATGATCAAGGACCTGATTAAGATTGAGGAACAGCATATGAAGCTGCTGGCCGGTTTCATTGGTCAACTGAAGACCAAGACGGATACTGAAGGAAATCCCCTCATCGATTCCACGCTTGTTATTTGGGGCGCAGGCATGGGTGATGCGAGCCGCCACTCTAACGCCAACCTGCCTATCCTCCTGGCCGGCGGCGGCCTCAAGCATGGAAGTCATCATGCCTTTGACAGGGATGCTCCCAACGCTCCCTTGCTCGGCGATCTTTACATTACTATGTTGCAGCAGCTTGGCCTTGAAACGGACCGTTTCTCGAATGCCAAACACAACATGAACCAGTACTTGGTCTAG